From Candidatus Babeliales bacterium:
ATGAGAAATTTTTCTTGATGCGCTATTAAGGTCTAGGCGACATTTACCTACACACTGTCTGCCTGATTCGTCAAGCATGTACAAAACCAAAGCTGCTTTTTCTGTGAGAAATCTTTTAGGAACCCGAATGGTAAATGAAGAGGCGCATGATTGCACGTCACATGAATAAACTAAACACAATAAGAACGTTATAACTTTTTTCATATTTCTAACCTTTCAATATTTTTAACTGCCTGACATTTTTAAGTCTTAGCAAAAAACTGGTGTGCAAGTGACCAAATTATAACCCTTGGCTCACCTTGACCAACACCATGTAAAAAATCTCTCGTAAAAAATCTTTTTATACTTTAACGCTTGTACCATGAAAAGAAAACAAACTCGTCATCTGAGCTTGTAAGCTTAAATCCAAAGTTTTTATATAAACCCTGAGCCTTAAAGTTATTATTTCTGGTTGCAAGAGAAACTTTAATCGCGCCTCTTGAGACCATATCATCAACAGCAAATTTCAATAATTTTTTTGCAACGCCCTGACGTCTAAAGTCTTGATCGACTGCCAAGAAGAGTAACTGCCATACATGCTCAGAGAGAGGATAGTAGGCTAAAAAACCAGCAATGTTATCGCCAACTTTTAAAACTTTCACTATCATATCATACTTTTTT
This genomic window contains:
- a CDS encoding GNAT family N-acetyltransferase, with protein sequence MKNIKTKFFVIALILGVGIGSYLWHKSHVVEIQDFDFQKDSAKVDELFHKGDNWYWLISTGSSAIYNVDFMLRHKTSSQYEKKYDMIVKVLKVGDNIAGFLAYYPLSEHVWQLLFLAVDQDFRRQGVAKKLLKFAVDDMVSRGAIKVSLATRNNNFKAQGLYKNFGFKLTSSDDEFVFFSWYKR